In Leptospiraceae bacterium, one DNA window encodes the following:
- a CDS encoding ABC transporter substrate-binding protein — MNTLYLFSILFALIFCNPEKQSNNANCVMMGIPSDPYSIDPLFSTDLSSKKLNQFLFERLFENKKGIFLKSRLIKKHTWKKKNGAWSLNFELNEIKFSTGEILTSKDVIFSLNRLRTENSPRRSDYTFILKFYKDSDKKFSILVDKKNRKIFELLSNSFSSIYQASSYGKEQIFISTGPYSLKNWNRNDEIQLTRNVFDLKKNLPQSIVLKVIPQSSTGIFLFKKNILDTLKIPYFLVGEFQRSGASIVKNKGSSIQYIAINNSNFCFDKNFRKALNYSIDKSLIVTKLLENHADLVYASLPPKYYSGLYRESKKLSYEYNLQQAITLLKKSKCYPEVTKRYFEFRMRGDDENRAIGLSIQKNLNDLGIHTKILPMEKIQLYKENGEGKGDLTLLSWFLDSDSILNYLDPLFSSLNFGNSGNRGFYNNQKIQTTILKARDGKSLSQKELRDSFDTIEEDAPWIFLWSMDENYILSEKAKNFTLLKEFL, encoded by the coding sequence ATGAATACCTTGTATCTTTTTTCTATCCTATTTGCACTCATTTTTTGTAACCCTGAAAAACAATCCAATAACGCAAATTGTGTTATGATGGGAATTCCTTCCGATCCCTATTCGATAGATCCATTATTTTCTACTGATCTTTCTTCTAAAAAGCTAAATCAATTTCTATTTGAAAGACTATTTGAAAACAAAAAAGGAATTTTTTTGAAATCAAGACTTATAAAAAAACATACTTGGAAAAAAAAGAATGGGGCTTGGAGCTTGAATTTTGAATTAAATGAAATAAAGTTTTCCACAGGAGAAATTTTAACTTCCAAAGATGTAATTTTTTCTCTAAATAGATTGAGGACAGAAAATAGCCCTCGAAGATCGGATTATACTTTTATTTTAAAATTCTACAAAGATTCTGATAAGAAATTTTCTATTTTGGTAGATAAAAAAAATCGAAAAATATTTGAGCTTCTTTCTAATTCTTTCTCTTCAATTTATCAGGCTTCGAGCTATGGTAAAGAACAAATTTTTATTTCAACAGGCCCTTACAGTTTAAAAAACTGGAATCGAAACGACGAAATACAGCTAACTAGAAATGTGTTTGATTTGAAAAAAAATCTTCCGCAAAGTATTGTATTGAAAGTAATCCCTCAATCTTCTACAGGGATTTTTTTATTTAAAAAAAACATTTTGGATACCTTGAAAATTCCGTATTTCTTGGTCGGTGAATTTCAGAGATCGGGAGCTAGTATCGTTAAAAACAAAGGAAGTTCTATTCAATACATTGCTATAAATAATTCTAATTTTTGCTTTGATAAAAACTTTAGAAAAGCGCTGAACTACTCTATTGATAAAAGTTTGATCGTTACAAAATTATTAGAGAACCACGCTGATTTGGTGTATGCCTCACTTCCACCAAAATATTATTCAGGTCTGTATCGTGAATCTAAAAAACTATCTTATGAATACAATCTTCAACAAGCAATTACTCTTTTAAAAAAATCAAAATGCTACCCTGAGGTGACTAAAAGATATTTTGAATTCAGGATGAGAGGAGACGATGAGAATAGAGCCATAGGTCTTTCGATTCAAAAGAATCTAAACGATTTAGGAATTCATACAAAAATTTTGCCAATGGAAAAAATTCAGTTGTACAAGGAAAATGGAGAAGGTAAAGGGGACTTAACTTTACTTTCTTGGTTTTTAGACTCTGATTCTATTTTAAATTATTTAGATCCTCTTTTTTCTTCATTGAATTTTGGAAATTCGGGAAATCGAGGATTTTATAATAATCAAAAAATTCAGACTACTATTCTTAAAGCAAGAGACGGAAAAAGTTTAAGCCAAAAAGAGCTAAGAGATTCGTTTGATACCATTGAAGAAGATGCACCTTGGATTTTTTTATGGTCGATGGATGAAAATTATATTTTGTCTGAAAAAGCAAAAAATTTTACTCTTCTAAAGGAATTTCTGTAG
- a CDS encoding transglycosylase domain-containing protein — protein MKRKNVSYKFKKIFLSLAIGFFIISLPILYVFGKGYFVWKENESVSRANLNKLNLKIQSSTISTKLEPVKIYDREGILIGEFLPKNFTFISPKNIHNYKILIRAILSAEDKRFFEHSGFDLLAIVRASMYNVFSLQISQGGSTITQQLAKIILNLREKNLVNKIAVTFFAIYIELHFHKEAILSMYLNNIFLGEGCIGFEEASLRYFHKRANELSFAEAALLVGIVPAPSIYNPIKNLQISLHKQETVLKKMVENIQLCKREICDTKPMNVNKEVSEFRATYNIKQIQSPNKKYWVSDIGKFFKSKEYKINQTPDFNDSIQNQLSDTFQSEEIATLGLSVFTTLDYEKQKISEKYMRKSLEEIQKNLQSKIQKRKIDPNILNGLSGTMVSMNPQNGEIETYIEKNIRTGQIGMGKIEEILRQPGSAIKGLIYAIAIEKKIITPSTILIDEKINISGYSPKNWYKGYQGKIIVRKAFAQSVNTISVILLQKIGVDNFLKKLSQILSKPESEIRERFSPNLTLALGSGELTSMELAIIYSTIANGGKKITPKKIIKILDKDSNNLYRPKISETFEQVLDPIACAITINLMEAVVTDGGTMNVGKQLTFPVAGKTGTVQIPPEIKKRWGGIGGVRDSWFAGITPWDVSIVWIGNDFGAPVPSFKHSLSGTVWLQSVLRLIKKNTSNKELIPLFEGNFVRVDICADNEKIDSPNVPCKKVLKEQFYYSGTEPKIEFYNPNQEKILDSKIDSLENEENLEEDITTEIPLEE, from the coding sequence GTGAAAAGAAAGAATGTAAGTTATAAATTCAAAAAAATATTTCTTTCTTTAGCGATTGGGTTTTTCATAATTTCACTCCCTATCCTATATGTATTCGGAAAGGGATATTTTGTATGGAAAGAAAATGAGTCAGTCTCCAGAGCAAACTTAAACAAACTAAACCTCAAAATCCAAAGCTCTACAATATCTACAAAATTAGAACCGGTTAAAATCTATGACAGAGAAGGAATTCTAATAGGAGAGTTCTTACCAAAAAATTTTACATTTATTTCTCCCAAAAATATTCACAATTACAAAATCCTTATTCGAGCGATTCTATCAGCCGAAGACAAAAGATTTTTTGAACACTCAGGGTTTGATCTCTTGGCTATTGTTAGAGCATCAATGTACAATGTATTTAGTTTACAAATTTCTCAAGGTGGCAGCACGATCACTCAACAATTAGCAAAGATAATTTTAAATCTACGCGAAAAAAACTTAGTCAATAAAATTGCTGTCACTTTTTTTGCAATTTATATAGAATTGCATTTTCATAAAGAAGCAATACTCTCTATGTATTTGAATAATATATTTTTAGGAGAGGGTTGTATAGGGTTTGAAGAAGCTAGTCTGAGGTATTTTCATAAGCGTGCAAATGAATTAAGTTTTGCGGAAGCTGCCTTACTAGTAGGAATTGTCCCTGCCCCTTCTATTTACAACCCGATAAAAAATTTACAAATCTCTCTACACAAACAAGAAACGGTACTAAAAAAAATGGTAGAGAATATTCAACTATGCAAAAGAGAGATTTGCGATACAAAGCCAATGAATGTTAATAAAGAGGTGAGCGAATTTAGAGCCACGTACAATATAAAACAAATTCAATCCCCAAATAAAAAATATTGGGTAAGCGATATAGGAAAGTTTTTTAAAAGTAAAGAGTACAAAATAAATCAAACCCCCGATTTCAATGACTCAATTCAAAATCAACTTTCTGATACATTTCAAAGTGAAGAAATCGCAACACTTGGACTCAGCGTGTTCACTACCTTAGATTATGAAAAGCAAAAAATAAGTGAAAAATATATGAGAAAATCCTTAGAAGAGATTCAAAAAAATCTTCAAAGCAAAATACAAAAAAGAAAAATTGATCCAAATATTCTGAATGGTTTAAGCGGAACAATGGTTTCCATGAATCCTCAAAATGGTGAAATAGAAACATATATTGAGAAAAATATTCGAACCGGACAAATCGGAATGGGGAAGATCGAAGAAATTCTGCGTCAGCCGGGGTCTGCAATCAAAGGATTAATTTATGCGATAGCAATCGAAAAAAAAATAATCACTCCTTCTACAATTCTAATAGACGAAAAAATTAATATAAGCGGGTATTCACCAAAAAACTGGTACAAGGGTTATCAAGGAAAAATAATTGTTAGAAAAGCATTTGCCCAATCTGTAAATACGATTAGCGTAATTTTGCTTCAAAAAATCGGGGTTGATAATTTTTTAAAAAAACTGTCTCAAATTCTTTCTAAGCCCGAAAGTGAAATTAGGGAAAGGTTTTCTCCAAACCTAACCCTGGCACTCGGCTCAGGTGAGCTAACTTCTATGGAGCTTGCAATCATATATTCTACAATCGCTAACGGTGGAAAAAAAATTACTCCAAAAAAAATCATAAAAATCTTAGACAAGGATAGCAATAATTTATATCGTCCGAAAATCTCGGAAACTTTTGAACAAGTATTGGATCCTATCGCCTGCGCAATTACCATAAATCTTATGGAGGCTGTAGTGACTGATGGAGGAACTATGAACGTGGGGAAACAACTCACATTTCCAGTTGCAGGGAAAACAGGCACTGTGCAAATTCCTCCAGAAATCAAAAAAAGATGGGGAGGGATTGGAGGAGTAAGAGACTCATGGTTTGCAGGTATTACCCCTTGGGATGTGTCTATTGTGTGGATTGGGAATGATTTTGGCGCACCCGTTCCTTCTTTTAAACACTCTCTTAGTGGAACTGTTTGGTTACAGTCAGTCTTGAGATTAATTAAAAAAAATACTTCCAATAAGGAGCTAATCCCTCTGTTTGAAGGAAATTTTGTAAGAGTAGATATCTGTGCAGACAACGAAAAAATCGACTCACCTAATGTGCCTTGCAAAAAAGTTTTAAAAGAGCAATTCTATTATTCTGGGACAGAACCAAAAATAGAATTTTATAACCCCAATCAAGAAAAAATTTTAGATAGTAAAATAGACAGTTTAGAAAATGAAGAAAATTTAGAAGAAGACATAACTACAGAAATTCCTTTAGAAGAGTAA
- a CDS encoding ATP-dependent Clp protease adaptor ClpS, producing MPVTTLPEIENVTEIKKPNSGGPWKVVLWDDDSHTYDYVIEMLVEVCSMSTEKAYGHAVEVDTEKKTIIFFGELEHAEHIQDKILSYGPDPRMSNSKGSMTATLEN from the coding sequence TTGCCTGTAACAACTCTTCCAGAAATAGAAAATGTAACTGAAATAAAAAAACCAAATTCTGGAGGACCTTGGAAGGTTGTGCTTTGGGACGATGACTCACATACATACGATTACGTCATTGAAATGCTGGTTGAAGTTTGCTCTATGAGCACCGAAAAAGCGTACGGGCATGCAGTTGAAGTGGACACCGAAAAGAAAACGATTATATTCTTTGGAGAGTTAGAGCATGCAGAGCATATTCAAGACAAAATTCTGTCTTATGGGCCGGATCCAAGAATGTCAAATTCAAAAGGCTCAATGACAGCTACATTAGAAAATTAA
- a CDS encoding transketolase family protein: protein MGSIETVKPSLKATRDGYGDALVELGEKLKNVVVVDADLSASTKTILFKKKFPDRFFNVGVAEQNLVGHAAGLSLSGLIPFASSFAMFLSGRAWEIIRNTVAYPKLNVKLVASHGGITVGEDGASHQCIEDFGIMRVIPEMTVLCPSDYTETKQVIHEIAEFKGPVYVRVGRPAIPIIERNPKYKFKIGKAEVLREGKDVCIIACGIMVNEALIASEILEKNKIKTTVINSASIKPLDKKTILKYAKLCKAVITCEEHNTIGGLGSAVSEFLSETYPVPVFKVGMKDEFGKSGTWQELMDYFGLRAKNIAKEAQKIMQFKKLKK from the coding sequence ATGGGATCGATTGAAACTGTAAAACCAAGCCTAAAAGCAACCCGTGACGGTTACGGTGATGCGTTGGTCGAACTCGGAGAAAAATTAAAAAATGTAGTGGTGGTGGATGCAGACCTCTCTGCATCAACAAAAACAATTCTTTTTAAAAAAAAATTCCCAGATAGATTTTTTAATGTAGGTGTAGCGGAACAAAACTTAGTCGGGCACGCTGCCGGTTTATCTCTTAGTGGATTAATCCCATTCGCTTCCTCTTTTGCTATGTTTCTTTCAGGAAGGGCGTGGGAGATTATAAGAAATACGGTTGCCTATCCAAAACTAAACGTAAAGTTAGTAGCTTCTCACGGTGGAATTACAGTGGGTGAAGATGGAGCTTCTCACCAGTGCATTGAAGATTTTGGAATCATGAGAGTGATACCGGAAATGACCGTACTGTGTCCGTCCGACTACACTGAAACAAAGCAAGTCATTCACGAGATCGCCGAATTCAAGGGGCCTGTGTATGTAAGAGTGGGACGACCAGCCATCCCAATTATTGAAAGAAATCCTAAATATAAATTTAAGATCGGAAAAGCAGAAGTTTTAAGAGAAGGAAAAGATGTTTGTATTATCGCATGCGGTATAATGGTAAACGAAGCCTTGATTGCATCTGAAATCTTAGAAAAAAATAAAATAAAAACAACGGTTATCAATTCTGCAAGTATCAAACCTCTTGATAAAAAGACAATTTTAAAATACGCTAAACTTTGTAAGGCAGTCATCACTTGCGAAGAGCATAATACAATAGGTGGACTTGGATCTGCAGTAAGTGAATTTTTATCTGAAACTTACCCTGTGCCTGTTTTTAAAGTTGGAATGAAAGATGAATTTGGAAAATCAGGCACTTGGCAAGAACTAATGGACTATTTTGGTCTAAGAGCAAAAAATATTGCCAAAGAAGCACAAAAGATTATGCAATTTAAAAAATTAAAAAAATAA
- a CDS encoding methionine adenosyltransferase translates to MSLKNFIFTSESVSEGHPDKVCDQISDAILDAYLEGDSKSRVACETLVTTNLCVIAGEVTSNTKVDAQEIARDVIRDIGYTDITIGFDSEYAVVQSHLHRQSPDISQGVTEGEGLFKEQGAGDQGLMFGFAINETPELMPAPIYYSHELMKKLSDIRHSGQLKFLRPDAKSQVTVVYENNIPTRIETVVISTQHTPDISHSTITESVIEECIKKVIPVNLLTNTKFFINPTGIFIVGGPHGDTGLTGRKIIVDTYGGYGRHGGGAFSGKDPSKVDRSAAYMGRYIAKNIVAAGLASKCEVQLAYAIGVAEPVSVLVDTFGTATISDEEIVKRVKANFKLTPKGIIDTLKLLEKGRRYRDTAAYGHFGRTGETFTWEKTDKKDALKG, encoded by the coding sequence ATGTCTTTAAAAAATTTTATATTTACTTCAGAATCAGTCTCAGAAGGTCATCCAGACAAAGTATGCGATCAAATCTCTGATGCTATTTTAGACGCTTATTTAGAAGGTGATTCTAAATCGAGGGTAGCTTGTGAAACTCTCGTAACTACAAATCTATGTGTTATTGCAGGAGAAGTTACCAGCAATACAAAAGTAGATGCTCAAGAGATCGCAAGAGATGTAATACGCGATATTGGATACACAGACATTACTATAGGATTTGACTCTGAATACGCAGTAGTCCAGTCTCACTTACACAGGCAAAGCCCTGATATTTCTCAAGGTGTAACCGAAGGAGAGGGGCTTTTTAAAGAGCAAGGGGCAGGAGACCAAGGTCTTATGTTTGGCTTTGCCATAAATGAAACTCCTGAGCTAATGCCGGCACCGATTTATTATTCTCACGAGCTTATGAAAAAGCTATCTGACATTCGTCATTCAGGGCAACTCAAATTTTTACGCCCTGATGCCAAATCTCAAGTAACTGTAGTTTATGAAAACAACATACCTACAAGGATAGAAACTGTTGTGATTTCTACCCAACACACACCGGATATTTCTCACAGTACAATCACAGAATCCGTAATCGAAGAATGTATTAAAAAAGTAATCCCTGTAAATCTTCTGACTAATACAAAGTTTTTTATCAACCCTACAGGAATTTTTATAGTGGGCGGTCCTCACGGGGATACAGGACTTACCGGAAGAAAGATCATTGTAGATACCTACGGGGGGTATGGTCGCCATGGTGGAGGAGCATTTTCGGGGAAGGATCCTTCTAAAGTTGACAGATCGGCTGCGTATATGGGAAGATATATAGCAAAAAATATTGTAGCCGCAGGACTTGCATCCAAGTGTGAAGTTCAATTGGCTTATGCCATCGGGGTAGCCGAGCCTGTGTCTGTGCTTGTAGATACATTTGGAACTGCAACAATTTCAGACGAAGAAATCGTAAAAAGAGTGAAAGCCAATTTCAAGCTCACCCCAAAAGGAATAATCGATACCCTAAAATTACTCGAAAAAGGCAGAAGATACAGGGACACTGCCGCTTATGGTCACTTCGGCAGAACAGGAGAAACTTTCACCTGGGAAAAAACAGATAAAAAAGATGCACTAAAAGGGTAA
- a CDS encoding GTP cyclohydrolase: MKHFLVHLNYIVPIETVDKYLIAHREFLDSGYEKGILLSSGPKNPRNGGLFIARAESLEELMDFCQKDPFFIAKCANYSYEEFIPVKFQKEVRDWFTK, translated from the coding sequence ATGAAACATTTTTTAGTCCACTTAAATTATATTGTCCCCATAGAAACAGTTGACAAGTATTTAATCGCTCATAGAGAGTTTTTAGACTCCGGCTATGAAAAGGGCATTCTATTATCCTCAGGTCCTAAAAACCCAAGAAATGGCGGTCTTTTTATTGCCAGAGCAGAATCACTCGAAGAACTAATGGATTTTTGCCAGAAAGACCCTTTTTTTATAGCAAAATGTGCAAATTACAGTTACGAGGAATTTATCCCGGTGAAATTTCAAAAAGAAGTAAGAGACTGGTTTACAAAATAA
- a CDS encoding ParB N-terminal domain-containing protein, translating to MKIRVSDIKVKNRIRLDRGDISALKESIHRIGLLHPIIIDLDNKLIAGERRLEAVRELGWEHVEVKVVDIKNKKDRILIEADENTSRLDFTNEELQRSKELIERYSKTNIFWIIWAWILDLIDRIRGK from the coding sequence ATGAAAATACGTGTATCAGATATAAAAGTTAAAAATAGAATCCGATTGGATCGAGGTGATATTTCTGCGTTGAAAGAGTCTATCCACCGTATAGGCTTACTCCACCCGATTATCATAGATTTAGATAATAAATTAATTGCTGGTGAGAGAAGGCTTGAAGCAGTCAGAGAGCTTGGCTGGGAGCATGTTGAAGTCAAAGTTGTTGATATAAAAAACAAAAAGGACAGAATTTTGATTGAGGCAGATGAAAATACTTCCAGATTGGACTTTACAAACGAAGAATTGCAAAGAAGCAAAGAATTGATTGAAAGATACTCCAAGACGAATATATTTTGGATCATTTGGGCTTGGATTTTGGATTTGATTGATAGGATTAGGGGGAAATAA
- a CDS encoding cyclic nucleotide-binding domain-containing protein produces the protein MDSNEDILKNIYLFAKFSEDEIEAIASKVQHIVLNQREVLFSSGNTASSFYVVRYGTLKIVTNTKDGDDVNLTTISAGDHFGELPFLDGEKRSASVEAVEKTELLEITYSDLQSVLSSSIEMEKKFYKAISSYLVKRMRLLTTDLTYARELKKRYT, from the coding sequence ATGGATAGTAATGAGGATATTTTAAAAAATATCTATTTATTTGCTAAATTTTCAGAAGATGAAATTGAAGCAATAGCATCAAAAGTTCAACATATTGTGTTGAATCAAAGAGAAGTTCTATTCAGTTCTGGAAACACGGCTTCTTCTTTTTATGTAGTGCGTTATGGTACTTTGAAAATCGTAACAAATACAAAAGACGGAGACGATGTGAATTTGACAACAATTAGTGCCGGCGATCATTTTGGAGAATTGCCATTTTTAGATGGAGAAAAAAGATCTGCATCGGTTGAGGCAGTCGAAAAAACTGAGTTATTGGAAATTACCTATAGTGATTTGCAATCTGTTTTGTCTTCGAGTATAGAAATGGAGAAGAAGTTTTATAAAGCTATCAGCTCGTACCTTGTAAAAAGAATGAGGTTACTCACTACCGATTTAACCTACGCAAGAGAGTTAAAGAAGAGATACACATAA
- a CDS encoding TIGR00730 family Rossman fold protein, translating to MSRKAYENQRFIHSQEARTIRILSEYYYPNSSFHEQNVIDTIVFFGSARIRERAVVEKELERLTQNGADEKTISRTKNKLNLCRYYDEARALSKMITEWGQEISQTEKRLLVCTGGGPGIMEAGNKGALDAGGVSVALNISLPYEQVPNPFVTDSLCFEFHYFFMRKFWFLNLSKALIIFPGGFGTLDELFEPLTLMQTKKATEIQPVIMYGTEFWKKVLHFEVLVENSLIHEEDLKLLHFVDSPEEAMQVLKKEITIELT from the coding sequence ATGTCACGAAAAGCCTACGAAAATCAAAGATTTATTCACTCCCAAGAAGCAAGAACGATTAGAATATTATCGGAGTACTATTACCCCAACTCATCGTTTCATGAACAAAATGTTATAGACACGATCGTATTTTTTGGATCGGCACGGATTCGCGAAAGAGCCGTAGTAGAAAAAGAATTGGAAAGACTGACTCAAAATGGTGCAGACGAGAAAACTATCTCCAGAACTAAAAATAAGTTAAATCTGTGCAGGTATTATGATGAAGCAAGAGCCTTATCCAAGATGATTACTGAGTGGGGGCAAGAAATTTCTCAAACTGAAAAAAGGCTTTTGGTGTGCACTGGAGGTGGACCCGGAATTATGGAAGCCGGAAATAAAGGTGCATTAGATGCCGGTGGGGTTAGTGTAGCACTCAATATCTCACTACCTTACGAGCAAGTCCCAAACCCATTCGTTACGGATAGTCTGTGTTTTGAGTTTCACTATTTTTTTATGAGAAAGTTCTGGTTTTTAAACTTATCTAAGGCTCTAATTATTTTTCCGGGTGGATTTGGCACCTTGGATGAATTGTTTGAGCCGTTAACTCTGATGCAGACTAAAAAAGCGACTGAGATTCAACCCGTGATCATGTATGGAACTGAATTTTGGAAAAAAGTTCTTCACTTTGAGGTTTTAGTTGAAAATTCACTTATCCACGAAGAAGACTTGAAATTACTTCACTTTGTAGATTCTCCTGAAGAGGCAATGCAAGTTTTAAAGAAAGAAATCACAATTGAATTGACTTAA
- a CDS encoding 50S ribosomal protein L28: MARKCVVTGRGTMFGNAVSHSHLKTRRIWKVNIVKKSIFLEDENRWVTVRLSTRALRTLRNKGLKSAIKDNGGSLKVLAPKKYVGIQKKTVQNKSVNKKNTK; the protein is encoded by the coding sequence ATGGCAAGAAAATGTGTAGTTACCGGTAGAGGAACAATGTTTGGGAATGCAGTTTCACATTCTCATTTAAAAACTCGTAGAATTTGGAAGGTAAATATCGTTAAAAAAAGCATTTTTCTTGAAGATGAAAATAGATGGGTTACAGTAAGACTATCTACCAGAGCTCTCCGAACTCTAAGAAACAAAGGTTTAAAGTCTGCAATCAAAGACAATGGTGGATCTTTAAAAGTTCTTGCGCCTAAAAAATACGTCGGCATTCAAAAAAAAACCGTTCAAAATAAATCTGTAAATAAAAAAAATACTAAGTAA
- the nth gene encoding endonuclease III — protein sequence MKKILSKPVFKAPDSTIIFKILQEYYGELSCPLNYKKPYELVIAVILSAQCTDNRVNTVTPELFKKFPELEDYANADLSEIEKYIYSTGFYKNKSKSIQGFAKKILQDYNGKIPSTIKELTGLPGIGRKTANVVLNEIFEISEGIVVDTHVKRVSKRLGFTNFTDPVKIEKELMNSIPKEFWKNLSLYFVFLGREFCKANKKLCENCPLNKICPSSELGEKNEY from the coding sequence ATAAAAAAAATACTAAGTAAACCTGTATTCAAAGCTCCCGATTCAACAATAATTTTTAAAATTTTACAGGAATATTACGGGGAGCTTTCTTGTCCTCTAAATTACAAAAAACCTTACGAATTAGTAATTGCTGTAATTTTAAGTGCTCAGTGTACAGACAACCGAGTCAATACAGTCACTCCTGAATTATTCAAAAAATTTCCAGAATTAGAAGACTATGCAAATGCAGACTTATCAGAAATTGAAAAGTATATTTATTCAACCGGTTTCTATAAAAATAAATCTAAATCGATCCAAGGATTTGCCAAAAAAATTCTGCAAGACTATAATGGGAAAATTCCATCTACCATAAAAGAGCTTACGGGGCTTCCCGGGATTGGAAGAAAAACCGCCAATGTAGTATTGAATGAAATCTTTGAAATTTCTGAAGGGATCGTTGTTGACACCCACGTCAAAAGGGTTTCAAAAAGATTGGGATTTACGAATTTTACCGATCCTGTAAAAATTGAGAAGGAGCTTATGAACTCTATTCCTAAAGAGTTCTGGAAAAATCTTTCTCTTTATTTTGTTTTTTTGGGAAGGGAGTTTTGTAAAGCAAACAAGAAACTTTGTGAAAATTGTCCTTTAAACAAAATATGTCCATCCAGTGAATTGGGAGAAAAAAATGAATATTGA
- a CDS encoding acyl-CoA thioesterase: MNIENMDLVTQHIIMSKDLNAHGNLFGGVMLSWIDEACALYVMEKISYTNIVTVNMDDIFFKNPGRNGDIIQIYASIEKKGSSSLTVRTTAIAFNSVSKEKKEIITCKVVFVCLDENRKPFPFFQKNKN, translated from the coding sequence ATGAATATTGAAAATATGGATTTAGTCACGCAGCACATTATCATGTCAAAGGACTTGAATGCTCACGGAAATTTATTTGGCGGGGTCATGCTTTCTTGGATAGATGAAGCTTGTGCACTTTATGTTATGGAAAAAATTTCTTACACAAACATTGTTACAGTCAATATGGATGATATTTTCTTTAAAAATCCCGGTAGAAATGGAGACATTATTCAGATCTATGCTTCTATTGAGAAAAAGGGTAGTTCCTCCCTTACAGTAAGAACTACCGCTATCGCTTTCAACAGTGTAAGTAAGGAAAAAAAAGAAATTATCACTTGTAAAGTCGTGTTTGTATGCTTGGACGAAAACCGAAAACCATTTCCATTTTTTCAGAAAAATAAAAATTAA